In Nitrospira sp., one genomic interval encodes:
- the rfbD gene encoding dTDP-4-dehydrorhamnose reductase, with protein sequence MRVVITGAQGQLGTDLVRSFQGHEVTALDLPTFDLTAADCVRAIVDAAPEVVIHGGAYTDVDGAERNRDLAMAVNADGTERVAKAAAKAGARLICISTDYVFDGRGARPYVETDPTNPINVYGESKRAGELRALACCENTLIVRTAWLCGQKGKNFVKTMLQLAAERPLLKVVADQRGCPTFTEDLAAMVAQLAAQPDQGILHVTNEGHCTWHEFASEIVRLAGYQVPVEAITTAEMPRPAKRPAYSVLSSDRLHHLGFTMPPWRDGLQRLLTALSAAA encoded by the coding sequence GTGCGGGTCGTAATTACCGGGGCGCAGGGACAATTGGGCACCGATTTGGTGCGGTCGTTCCAGGGGCATGAGGTGACGGCGCTGGATCTCCCGACCTTCGATCTGACGGCAGCCGACTGTGTCCGTGCGATCGTGGACGCGGCGCCGGAGGTGGTGATCCACGGCGGCGCCTATACGGATGTCGACGGAGCCGAGCGGAATCGTGACTTGGCCATGGCCGTCAATGCCGACGGGACCGAACGGGTGGCGAAGGCGGCGGCCAAGGCCGGCGCTCGGTTGATCTGCATCTCCACGGACTATGTGTTCGACGGACGAGGCGCGCGACCCTACGTCGAAACCGATCCGACCAATCCCATCAACGTGTACGGTGAATCGAAGCGCGCCGGCGAGCTGCGGGCGCTGGCCTGTTGCGAGAACACCCTGATCGTTCGGACCGCCTGGCTCTGTGGGCAGAAGGGCAAGAATTTCGTCAAGACCATGCTGCAGTTGGCGGCCGAGCGGCCGCTTTTGAAGGTCGTGGCTGATCAGCGGGGTTGCCCGACCTTTACCGAGGACCTGGCAGCTATGGTCGCCCAGCTTGCAGCGCAGCCGGATCAAGGCATTCTCCATGTCACGAACGAAGGCCACTGCACGTGGCATGAGTTCGCGTCCGAAATCGTCAGGTTGGCTGGATATCAGGTTCCGGTTGAAGCGATTACCACTGCGGAGATGCCTCGTCCGGCAAAGCGGCCGGCCTACTCGGTTCTCTCGTCGGACCGACTCCACCATCTTGGATTCACCATGCCGCCCTGGCGTGACGGGTTGCAGCGACTGTTGACGGCACTCTCGGCTGCCGCCTGA
- a CDS encoding O-antigen ligase family protein translates to MNAPITQSAGFEGRPSRAVGVSLPGQALFWAFQSAVLVALACTSFFPILFRYQEHAVIILFVLCLGMCWAERSSPWIRTPLDVPIAVFVLWVLATVPFATDPAYSFAEWKKFVAQVLVYYWSLLVLHRRRRRELPQQVLSSLVAGAAALSSYAIIEFLARGGTWRDRFIRAHAFGSDYNWLSTYMVMTIPVVAGLVAVAARGRWRAVQAGALVLTGAAQLFSYTRGGWLGHAAQGVMAALMVGGRRLLLGVLGAIVLVGAGLVVASQVGLQKDTVDSTTVGTRLAVWSIGLREVAASPLVGIGYGNNSFVKKFPQYSLENQAGIPERERVIPAMHSTFLMVALGSGLPALAGLLWIFVALLRRLLPVPWVPATSDRRTWLAVAIGLAVLGFGVRNCFDYMFMGSLAHVFWLLAAVGVTLTNPTWHDLVAGRDGEIRTESNRRPDTSGTGHAGVRTTTA, encoded by the coding sequence ATGAATGCGCCTATCACACAATCAGCCGGTTTCGAGGGCCGGCCTTCCCGCGCCGTCGGTGTGAGCCTCCCGGGACAGGCGCTGTTTTGGGCATTTCAGAGCGCCGTGCTGGTCGCCCTCGCCTGCACGAGTTTTTTCCCCATCCTGTTCCGGTATCAGGAGCATGCCGTTATCATCTTGTTCGTGTTGTGCCTGGGCATGTGCTGGGCGGAGCGGTCGAGCCCTTGGATCAGAACGCCCCTCGATGTCCCCATTGCAGTGTTCGTGTTGTGGGTCCTGGCCACGGTGCCGTTCGCTACGGATCCGGCCTACAGTTTTGCGGAATGGAAGAAGTTCGTAGCGCAGGTCCTCGTCTATTACTGGAGCCTGCTCGTCCTGCACCGTCGCCGACGCAGGGAGCTTCCTCAACAGGTCCTGTCTTCGTTGGTGGCAGGCGCGGCGGCATTGTCCTCCTATGCCATCATTGAATTCCTGGCGCGGGGAGGCACTTGGCGTGATCGATTCATCCGGGCCCATGCCTTTGGGTCGGATTACAATTGGCTCAGCACCTATATGGTGATGACGATTCCGGTGGTGGCCGGGTTGGTTGCCGTGGCGGCGCGAGGGCGGTGGAGAGCGGTCCAAGCTGGTGCGCTCGTGTTGACCGGCGCGGCGCAGCTGTTTTCCTATACGCGGGGGGGATGGCTCGGCCATGCTGCTCAAGGAGTCATGGCGGCGCTCATGGTCGGGGGACGCCGGTTGCTGTTGGGCGTGTTGGGCGCGATCGTCTTGGTCGGTGCCGGACTCGTGGTCGCCTCGCAGGTGGGGTTACAGAAGGATACCGTCGACTCCACGACCGTGGGCACCAGGCTCGCCGTCTGGTCGATCGGCCTGCGCGAGGTGGCGGCCTCTCCGTTGGTCGGCATCGGCTACGGAAATAATTCGTTCGTGAAGAAGTTCCCGCAGTACTCGCTGGAAAACCAGGCGGGCATCCCGGAACGCGAGCGGGTGATCCCGGCGATGCACAGCACGTTTCTCATGGTGGCTTTGGGAAGCGGTCTTCCGGCCTTGGCGGGCCTGCTCTGGATCTTTGTCGCCCTCCTCCGTCGGCTTTTGCCGGTACCCTGGGTCCCGGCGACGAGTGATCGTCGGACCTGGTTGGCGGTGGCGATTGGGTTGGCGGTGCTCGGATTCGGTGTGCGGAATTGTTTCGACTATATGTTCATGGGCAGCCTAGCCCATGTCTTTTGGTTGCTGGCCGCCGTCGGCGTGACCCTGACCAATCCGACGTGGCACGACCTGGTCGCCGGGAGGGACGGGGAGATCCGCACGGAGAGCAACAGACGCCCGGACACATCCGGCACGGGCCATGCGGGAGTGCGAACGACCACGGCTTGA
- the gmd gene encoding GDP-mannose 4,6-dehydratase yields MKALITGITGQDGSYLAEFLLAKGYDVYGIIRRSSSFNTARIDGIYQDPHITDAKLHLLYGDLNDASSLNKVLRTIRPDEIYNLGAQSHVRVSFDIPEYTGEITGLGTVRLLEAIRESGLRPKFYQASSSEMFGKVLEVPQRETTPFYPRSPYGAAKVYAHWITVNYREAYGLFACNGILFNHESPRRGETFVTRKITKAAARIKLGLQRDLFLGNLEAKRDWGYAGDYVEAMWLMLQQEQPDDYVVATGETHTVREFLDVAFGHLGLDWQQHVQIDPRYYRPTEVDLLIGDAAKARQRLGWKPTVDFRHLAVMMVEADLEAERVKLQGTASRGA; encoded by the coding sequence GTGAAGGCACTGATAACCGGGATCACCGGTCAAGACGGGTCGTACCTGGCCGAATTCCTCCTCGCGAAGGGCTATGATGTCTATGGCATCATCCGTCGCTCCAGTTCCTTCAATACCGCCCGCATCGACGGCATCTATCAAGATCCGCACATCACCGACGCCAAATTGCATTTGCTGTACGGCGATCTGAACGACGCGAGTTCTTTGAATAAGGTCTTGCGCACGATTCGCCCGGATGAAATCTACAATCTCGGGGCGCAAAGTCACGTTCGGGTCAGTTTCGACATCCCCGAATATACCGGAGAGATCACCGGCCTGGGGACCGTCCGGCTGTTGGAAGCCATCCGTGAATCAGGACTGCGCCCCAAGTTTTACCAGGCCTCTTCGAGCGAGATGTTCGGCAAGGTGCTGGAGGTGCCGCAACGGGAAACCACCCCCTTCTATCCCCGTAGTCCCTATGGCGCGGCGAAGGTCTATGCCCACTGGATCACCGTGAACTACCGTGAAGCCTACGGGCTGTTCGCCTGCAACGGCATCCTGTTCAACCATGAGTCGCCGCGCCGTGGCGAAACGTTCGTCACGCGCAAGATCACCAAGGCGGCGGCCCGCATCAAGTTGGGGCTGCAACGGGACCTATTTCTCGGCAACCTCGAAGCCAAGCGGGACTGGGGCTATGCGGGCGACTATGTGGAAGCCATGTGGCTGATGCTGCAGCAGGAGCAGCCGGACGACTATGTGGTGGCGACGGGCGAGACCCATACGGTGCGTGAGTTCCTGGATGTCGCCTTCGGTCATCTCGGGCTCGACTGGCAACAGCACGTCCAGATCGATCCGCGGTACTATCGGCCGACGGAGGTCGATCTGTTGATCGGCGATGCGGCCAAGGCGCGGCAACGGCTGGGCTGGAAACCGACGGTCGATTTCCGACATCTGGCGGTCATGATGGTCGAAGCCGACTTGGAAGCGGAGCGTGTAAAGCTGCAAGGCACTGCTTCGAGGGGAGCGTAG
- a CDS encoding GDP-L-fucose synthase, translated as MEKQARIYVAGHRGMVGSAIVRALRARGYDNVLLRTSQELDLRDNRQVAAWFAEAKPDYVFLAAAKVGGILANSTFPADFIYDNLAIQTNVIHQAYNHAVKKLLLLGSSCIYPRDAPQPMKEEYLLTGPLEPTNEWYAVAKIAGIKMCQAYRWQYGCDFIAAMPTNLYGPHDNFDLQTAHVLAALLRRFHEAREQGTVPTLWGSGKPRREFLHVDDCAEACLFLMDHYSDPMIMNVGAGEDIAIAELARLVAEVVGYRGPVQWDRSKPDGMPRKLMDSGRMASLGWKPTIALKEGLRRTYDWYRQMILSQTGAS; from the coding sequence ATGGAGAAACAGGCGCGTATCTATGTCGCCGGCCATCGAGGCATGGTCGGTTCCGCGATCGTCAGGGCCCTCAGGGCTCGCGGATACGACAATGTCCTGTTGCGAACCAGCCAAGAGCTGGACTTGCGCGACAATCGCCAAGTCGCTGCCTGGTTCGCGGAGGCCAAGCCGGACTATGTGTTCCTGGCCGCGGCGAAAGTCGGCGGCATCCTGGCGAACAGCACCTTTCCCGCCGATTTCATCTACGACAACTTAGCGATTCAAACCAATGTGATTCACCAGGCCTATAACCATGCGGTCAAGAAGCTCTTGCTGCTGGGGTCGTCCTGCATCTATCCGCGCGATGCGCCGCAACCGATGAAGGAGGAGTATCTCCTGACCGGTCCGCTCGAACCGACCAATGAATGGTACGCGGTGGCCAAGATTGCGGGCATCAAGATGTGCCAGGCCTATCGGTGGCAGTACGGTTGCGATTTCATTGCCGCGATGCCGACCAACCTGTACGGGCCCCACGATAACTTCGATCTACAGACGGCCCATGTGCTGGCAGCCTTGCTGCGGCGCTTCCATGAGGCGCGGGAGCAGGGCACGGTGCCCACCCTCTGGGGCAGCGGCAAGCCGCGGCGGGAGTTCCTGCATGTGGACGACTGTGCGGAAGCCTGCCTGTTTCTCATGGATCACTATTCCGATCCCATGATCATGAACGTCGGTGCCGGTGAAGATATCGCCATCGCCGAGTTGGCCAGGCTGGTGGCAGAGGTCGTCGGTTATCGAGGACCCGTCCAGTGGGATCGCAGCAAGCCCGACGGGATGCCGCGCAAACTCATGGACTCCGGTCGTATGGCCTCCTTGGGGTGGAAGCCGACCATCGCGCTGAAGGAAGGGCTGCGCCGGACGTACGACTGGTACCGGCAGATGATCCTGTCGCAGACCGGGGCTTCATGA
- the asnB gene encoding asparagine synthase (glutamine-hydrolyzing), whose product MCGIVGTLVFDGGSFRVTEPYLVKMRDRMVHRGPDGAGLWIEAGGRIGLGHRRLSIIDLASSAAQPMPNEDERLWIAFNGEIYNHAAIRRELETLGGHRWRTDHSDTEVILHAFETWGIGCLDKFRGMFAIALWDGRRRELWLIRDRIGVKPLYYSLHHGRLTFASEIKALLEDPDQPKALHEESLFHYLSFLTAPAPQTLFHGIKKIPGGTWLRVQADGTIEERRYWDVWDHTAPLVGRSDGDIAACVLEKLRESVALRKVSDVPVGVFLSGGVDSSTNAALFSQGEARPVRTFTIGYDREYASYRNELAHARLVANHVGAEHHERLLSVDDLINFLPQMVVLQDEPIADPVCIPVYYVSQLARERGVIVCQVGEGADELFWGYPAWKTALQLEAWNRWPVPFFAKRCGLHLLRWIGQGESFHYERLRRGLLNQPVFWGGAEAFPEALKQRLLSPSLRKRFRDLTSWEAIRPIRQRFEAKAWEQSPLQWMSYLDLNFRLPELLLMRVDKMSMGAGLEARVPFLDHEFVQMAMSIPEAVKTRGGVMKTLLKQAVRGVIPDRIIDRPKQGFGVPVHEWMQGRLGSLMQETLTDFCRRTDLLDGAEAMRVLRDQRDPRGWYLFNLALWWRTYLA is encoded by the coding sequence ATGTGCGGCATAGTCGGCACGTTGGTGTTTGACGGAGGGAGCTTCCGCGTCACTGAACCCTACCTCGTCAAGATGAGGGACCGCATGGTGCACCGCGGGCCAGATGGGGCCGGGCTCTGGATCGAGGCCGGCGGGCGGATCGGTCTGGGCCATCGGCGGCTCTCGATCATCGACCTCGCGTCGTCGGCAGCGCAGCCCATGCCCAACGAAGATGAGCGGCTATGGATCGCGTTCAACGGCGAAATCTACAACCATGCGGCGATCAGGCGAGAACTGGAAACGCTGGGCGGCCATCGGTGGAGGACCGACCATTCCGACACCGAAGTCATCCTCCACGCCTTCGAAACCTGGGGCATCGGCTGCCTTGATAAATTTCGCGGCATGTTTGCCATCGCCCTGTGGGATGGACGTCGTCGGGAGTTGTGGCTGATCCGCGATCGGATCGGTGTGAAGCCCCTCTACTACAGCCTGCACCACGGTCGGCTGACCTTCGCGTCGGAGATCAAGGCGCTGCTGGAAGATCCCGACCAACCGAAAGCTTTGCACGAAGAATCGCTGTTCCACTACCTGTCTTTTCTGACGGCCCCCGCTCCACAGACCCTGTTTCACGGCATCAAGAAGATTCCCGGCGGCACCTGGCTGCGGGTACAGGCCGACGGAACAATAGAAGAGCGCCGGTATTGGGATGTGTGGGACCACACCGCACCGCTGGTCGGCCGTTCGGATGGCGACATCGCCGCCTGCGTCTTGGAGAAGCTGCGGGAGTCGGTTGCGCTGCGCAAGGTGAGTGATGTGCCGGTCGGGGTGTTTCTGTCCGGAGGAGTCGATTCGAGCACCAACGCGGCGCTGTTTTCCCAAGGAGAGGCCAGGCCGGTCCGTACGTTCACGATCGGGTATGACCGGGAATACGCCAGCTATCGCAACGAATTGGCCCATGCTCGCTTGGTGGCGAACCATGTCGGGGCGGAGCACCATGAGCGGCTCCTGTCCGTGGACGACCTCATTAACTTCCTCCCGCAAATGGTCGTGCTGCAGGATGAACCGATCGCCGACCCGGTCTGCATCCCGGTGTATTACGTGTCGCAGCTGGCTCGCGAGCGGGGGGTGATCGTCTGCCAAGTGGGCGAAGGGGCGGATGAGTTGTTCTGGGGGTATCCGGCTTGGAAAACCGCGCTGCAACTCGAGGCCTGGAATCGATGGCCCGTGCCGTTCTTCGCGAAACGATGCGGCCTCCACCTGCTGCGGTGGATCGGCCAGGGCGAGTCGTTTCATTATGAGCGGCTGCGGCGAGGGCTGCTCAACCAGCCGGTTTTCTGGGGCGGGGCGGAAGCCTTTCCCGAGGCGCTGAAGCAACGGCTGTTGTCCCCGTCGCTCAGAAAACGATTCCGCGACCTCACATCCTGGGAAGCGATCCGGCCGATTCGTCAGCGGTTTGAAGCCAAGGCCTGGGAACAGAGTCCGCTCCAGTGGATGAGTTACTTAGATCTGAATTTCAGGCTTCCCGAATTGCTGCTGATGCGCGTCGACAAGATGAGTATGGGAGCCGGTCTGGAAGCGCGCGTACCGTTCTTGGACCATGAGTTCGTGCAAATGGCCATGAGCATTCCCGAAGCCGTGAAGACCAGGGGCGGGGTCATGAAAACCCTCTTGAAACAGGCGGTGCGCGGGGTGATTCCGGACCGCATCATCGATCGGCCGAAGCAGGGTTTCGGGGTGCCGGTGCATGAGTGGATGCAGGGCCGCCTCGGCTCCCTCATGCAGGAGACGTTGACGGACTTTTGCCGCCGGACCGACCTGCTCGATGGCGCCGAGGCCATGCGCGTGTTGCGCGATCAGCGTGATCCCCGTGGCTGGTACCTGTTCAACTTGGCGCTCTGGTGGAGAACCTACCTTGCCTAG
- a CDS encoding alginate lyase family protein — translation MSRDRPLTGTERLRAKLHHLGLGATGLMLVRKALRPWSTRRRRRQATPERYAVGKDGLAAALGTSAQELEAAVAAIRQQLAQRMPVQPGDRPTIRERYRQQAPDQLRTTLEAADQICRHVFDLLGSGPVALGDRIDWHRDFKSGFRWDPTAPFMDIAEGRGNGVDIKVPWELSRGQQVVLLAQAAWLSGESRYARECVAQMADWIAANPAGYGVNWACPMDVAIRAVNWLWALSLLAPSSELTEAILADIVASLVAHGRFLTDNLEVREDGVTTNHYLADIVGLLYLGLCLKEVGEAGPWRTLAVGELVREMDRQVLPDGVHYESSLSYHRLVAEMFLSSALLCRRHGVVLPPAFHERLKKMCEFVWVYTKPNGLAPQVGDGDNGRLHILSGYGCGDVRDHRHLLAAGGLLYDRTDWIAAAGPWWIESLWLGGADRPRQGEASVDRLPQSRAFATAGFYILRDRDDYVLFNCNAPGTNGVGTHKHNDLLSVELQLGGEDILVDPGCFLYTSDPQAYERFRRTAHHSTVMVDEAEQNRVIPGKLFCLHPDSRVQVLQWDDGPAVQSVVAEHDGYGRLTAPVIHRRDLRYDRDRATWLVVDRLTGSSGASHSHRLEWTLVFAPHCRLEPIEQGWSLVTPRGRFRLDGPHLQAGGQDMPIRASVEQGLVAPRYGVTFETSLLRWQWDGPLPVEGRFSISRQVHAPR, via the coding sequence ATGAGCCGCGACCGGCCCTTAACCGGCACAGAACGCCTCCGCGCCAAGCTCCACCACCTGGGACTGGGCGCCACAGGACTCATGCTGGTCCGGAAGGCTCTCCGGCCGTGGTCGACCAGACGGCGTCGTCGGCAGGCGACTCCAGAACGGTACGCGGTCGGGAAGGACGGATTGGCCGCCGCGCTCGGCACGTCGGCGCAGGAGCTCGAGGCCGCTGTCGCCGCCATCCGACAGCAACTGGCGCAGCGTATGCCGGTACAACCTGGTGACCGGCCGACGATCCGCGAGCGGTATCGACAGCAAGCGCCGGATCAGTTGCGCACGACCCTCGAAGCCGCCGACCAGATCTGTCGTCATGTGTTCGATCTCCTGGGATCGGGCCCTGTCGCCCTCGGAGATCGGATCGATTGGCATCGCGATTTCAAGAGCGGCTTTCGCTGGGATCCGACGGCTCCTTTCATGGATATCGCCGAGGGGCGGGGGAATGGCGTCGACATCAAGGTGCCCTGGGAGTTGTCGCGGGGACAGCAGGTTGTCCTGCTGGCGCAGGCTGCGTGGCTGAGCGGAGAGTCGCGCTACGCCCGCGAGTGCGTGGCGCAGATGGCCGATTGGATTGCGGCCAACCCGGCCGGATATGGGGTGAATTGGGCCTGTCCGATGGACGTGGCGATTCGAGCCGTGAACTGGTTGTGGGCCCTCTCGCTCCTCGCACCCTCCTCCGAACTGACCGAGGCGATCCTGGCGGACATCGTCGCCTCTCTCGTTGCGCACGGCCGCTTCCTCACGGACAACCTGGAAGTCCGCGAAGACGGTGTCACCACGAATCACTACCTGGCCGATATCGTGGGGCTGCTCTACTTAGGCCTCTGCTTGAAGGAGGTCGGCGAGGCCGGGCCGTGGCGCACGCTTGCCGTCGGCGAACTCGTTCGCGAAATGGACCGACAGGTCCTGCCCGACGGCGTCCACTACGAATCGAGCCTGTCGTACCATCGGCTGGTCGCGGAAATGTTCCTGTCCTCCGCCCTGCTCTGTCGGCGCCACGGGGTCGTGTTGCCTCCTGCTTTTCACGAACGCCTGAAGAAGATGTGCGAGTTCGTGTGGGTCTATACGAAGCCGAACGGCCTGGCCCCGCAAGTCGGCGATGGGGACAACGGCCGCCTGCATATCCTCTCAGGGTACGGCTGTGGTGATGTGCGTGACCACCGCCATCTGTTGGCCGCCGGAGGCCTGCTCTATGATCGAACCGACTGGATCGCGGCTGCCGGTCCCTGGTGGATCGAAAGCCTCTGGCTTGGCGGCGCAGACCGGCCTCGCCAGGGAGAGGCATCCGTGGACCGGTTGCCGCAGAGCCGGGCGTTCGCGACCGCCGGCTTCTACATCCTTCGCGATCGCGACGACTACGTCCTGTTCAACTGCAACGCTCCCGGCACCAACGGGGTGGGGACGCATAAACACAATGATCTGCTCTCTGTGGAACTGCAGCTCGGCGGGGAAGATATCCTTGTGGATCCCGGTTGTTTTCTCTATACTTCCGACCCTCAGGCCTACGAGCGCTTCCGTCGCACCGCGCACCACTCGACGGTCATGGTGGATGAGGCGGAGCAGAATCGCGTGATCCCCGGGAAACTCTTTTGCCTCCATCCGGATAGTCGTGTGCAAGTCCTGCAGTGGGACGATGGACCGGCTGTCCAATCGGTTGTAGCCGAACATGACGGGTACGGACGGCTGACCGCTCCGGTCATCCACCGCCGGGACCTCCGTTACGATCGTGATCGTGCGACATGGCTGGTGGTCGATCGGCTGACTGGGTCCTCCGGCGCCTCGCACTCGCATCGGCTGGAATGGACCCTGGTCTTCGCCCCCCACTGCCGTCTCGAGCCCATCGAACAGGGCTGGAGTCTCGTGACCCCACGCGGGCGATTCCGGCTGGACGGGCCGCACCTGCAGGCCGGAGGACAAGACATGCCTATCCGTGCCTCCGTCGAACAGGGGCTGGTGGCTCCGCGCTATGGCGTGACCTTCGAGACGTCTCTGCTTCGGTGGCAATGGGACGGGCCCCTGCCGGTGGAAGGACGGTTTTCGATTTCCCGGCAGGTACATGCTCCGAGGTGA
- the cysC gene encoding adenylyl-sulfate kinase — MKALTIWLTGLPCAGKTTLANMLARRLLAQGLTNVEVMDGDVVRTHLSKGLGFSRADRDTNVLRIGWVCQVLTKHGVCSIVAAVSPFRSARNEVRAMVEKVGGVGSFVEVWVRCGVDECIRRDVKGMYAKALRGEIQQFTGVSDPYEEPLAAEVVVDTSAEPPDASVTRILEVVHRAAP, encoded by the coding sequence ATGAAAGCATTGACCATCTGGTTGACCGGCTTGCCCTGCGCGGGGAAGACGACCCTGGCCAACATGTTGGCGCGACGCCTTTTGGCGCAGGGCCTGACCAATGTGGAGGTCATGGACGGGGATGTGGTCCGTACCCATCTGTCCAAGGGGTTGGGGTTTTCTCGTGCCGATCGCGATACGAACGTACTGCGTATCGGGTGGGTCTGCCAGGTCTTGACGAAGCACGGAGTGTGCAGTATCGTCGCCGCCGTTTCGCCCTTTCGGTCTGCGAGAAACGAGGTGCGGGCGATGGTCGAAAAGGTCGGAGGAGTCGGCTCGTTCGTCGAGGTGTGGGTCCGTTGCGGAGTCGACGAATGTATCCGGCGGGACGTGAAGGGCATGTATGCCAAGGCGCTCCGAGGAGAGATCCAGCAGTTCACCGGCGTGTCGGACCCCTATGAAGAGCCGTTGGCGGCCGAGGTCGTGGTCGACACGAGCGCCGAGCCTCCGGACGCATCCGTCACCCGCATCCTGGAGGTCGTTCACCGTGCCGCGCCATGA
- a CDS encoding lipopolysaccharide biosynthesis protein has product MSRVLHDAPSPKARMGVEASFLWFLLPTLLQTLLGVGVMVPLTTYYLDPADLGTVAILTAFAMLVTPLATTGDNWVLSSHWHATSEADRKELLFNLLLANLGMKVCWATLFWLAAPLLLPRVIRDYRPEYHHYFGLALLGLVAGTFWPTLSALMVIERAPVSHAVNESLQWSAGALTTVIGLVVAKLGVLALFLAPIAAGLMSMGHGLWYGAGRVAFRPSRRWGKEIMRTGLPAVPFAIMDVLSNSLDRFVIQRWLDLSTLGIYAHSQSYRGMFVTMTKAYSRTMTPTFLELFAQPKAESPQQVEQVVSLWYLCVTAGGIVVTLFAPEVIHLLTHGKFDRAAELVPIWFLLVLAHTAAIPYTQYLLTVRQNVLLSWSSVGMSVVTMVMVCVATWQFGVLGATGAAVAGSFALHGIRFLLARRFGCPYGLEPGLLWGLGIVLGVYLLTYWVGVPFTAKLLLTGVVVATVLVKAAPFCSNGRWATLWPTSK; this is encoded by the coding sequence ATGAGCCGCGTATTGCATGATGCCCCTTCGCCAAAGGCTCGCATGGGGGTGGAGGCGAGCTTTCTGTGGTTTCTGCTGCCGACTCTGCTCCAAACCCTGCTGGGCGTCGGCGTCATGGTTCCCCTCACGACGTATTACCTGGATCCCGCCGATCTGGGAACGGTCGCCATTCTCACGGCCTTCGCCATGCTCGTGACGCCGCTGGCCACCACCGGCGACAATTGGGTGTTATCGAGCCACTGGCATGCTACGTCGGAGGCTGATCGCAAGGAATTGCTCTTCAACCTCTTGCTGGCCAATCTGGGGATGAAGGTCTGTTGGGCGACCCTGTTCTGGTTGGCGGCCCCGCTGTTGTTGCCCCGCGTGATTCGCGACTATCGTCCCGAATATCACCATTATTTCGGCCTGGCCCTGCTGGGGTTGGTGGCGGGCACCTTTTGGCCGACGTTGAGCGCGTTGATGGTGATCGAGCGGGCGCCCGTGAGCCACGCGGTGAATGAATCGCTCCAATGGAGTGCCGGCGCGCTTACGACCGTGATCGGCCTGGTGGTGGCGAAGCTCGGCGTGCTGGCCCTGTTCTTGGCCCCGATCGCCGCCGGGCTCATGTCCATGGGGCATGGACTCTGGTACGGTGCGGGCCGCGTGGCCTTCCGACCAAGCAGGCGCTGGGGAAAAGAAATCATGCGGACCGGATTACCGGCGGTTCCCTTCGCCATCATGGACGTGCTGTCGAACAGTCTCGATCGCTTCGTCATCCAACGGTGGTTGGATCTCTCGACCCTGGGGATTTACGCCCATTCGCAAAGTTATCGCGGGATGTTCGTGACCATGACCAAGGCCTATTCGCGCACGATGACCCCGACGTTTCTGGAGCTCTTCGCCCAACCGAAGGCCGAGTCGCCTCAACAGGTTGAACAGGTTGTGTCGCTGTGGTACCTCTGTGTCACGGCGGGCGGGATTGTGGTCACGCTGTTCGCGCCGGAAGTGATCCATCTGCTGACGCACGGAAAGTTCGATCGGGCTGCGGAGTTGGTGCCGATTTGGTTTCTCCTCGTCTTGGCGCATACTGCGGCGATCCCCTATACGCAGTATCTGCTCACGGTACGGCAGAACGTGCTCTTGTCGTGGTCGTCGGTGGGCATGAGTGTGGTGACGATGGTCATGGTCTGCGTGGCCACGTGGCAATTCGGTGTGCTCGGCGCGACCGGCGCCGCTGTGGCGGGCTCGTTCGCGCTGCACGGCATTCGGTTCCTTCTGGCCCGCCGGTTCGGCTGTCCCTATGGGTTGGAGCCGGGGCTGCTCTGGGGGCTGGGAATCGTCCTCGGCGTCTACCTCCTGACGTACTGGGTGGGCGTGCCGTTCACGGCGAAGCTGCTGCTTACGGGGGTGGTTGTGGCCACGGTCTTGGTCAAGGCTGCACCGTTCTGTTCGAACGGAAGGTGGGCGACCCTGTGGCCGACCTCTAAGTAA